CTCTCTCCAGCTGAAACTCGTGACATCCATCAATTGAGTGTCGTTGTATTTCTTTTCATTGTGTTCCATACTTCCTCCAACTGCCCAACTTCCTTTTTTACCGGTGTACTCGGTTCCGGCTCCTCCACGGATGAATTTTGTGTCTTGAAGGGTGGCATTGGTGTTAAGGTAAGATAAGTTACCTTTTGTATTGAATTTTCCTTTGATCCAGTTCAAGTCAAGGTCGTTTTTCGTTCCTTTATAAGAATCCTGCTCATCAAGATAGTTGATACGGTAATTTAAGGTCGATTTATTATTCCACTTATTTAGAAAGCTGAAAATAAAACGGTTTTGTGTTAATCGGTTAAATTCCTGAGCTAAGTTGAAGTCACGTGAAAATTCTACATCGTTGATACGGTCTAAAATATGGAATTGCTTATCGATGTATTGATATTCAAAGCTTGGTGTTCCTTTCCAGCTGTTTTTAGTAAATGTTTTATTCCCAAAAATTCTTGCAGCATATCCCAAATTTTGATCAGAATCTTTTGAAGAAAATAAGTTGATGTCGTAATTACTCATCGAAATATCGGCTCCGATTTTACCATCTTTCAGCAAATATTCAGAGTTGAAAGTATACACCTGAGCTTTTTGCGGGGACGGAAGTTTTCTTACTGCACGGTAATCTCCCAAATTAGGACCGACATATTCAAAAACCCTTCCGTTATTGGTGGTTTGTGTTAATTTGTAATCTCCCAAGTTAGCTCCAAAATAGGTGAACGAAACCTGATATAAAGTTTGCGCGGCATCTGTAGAAAACTGATAATAATTTCCGTTAGGATTCAGAACGAGACTGTAAAGAATTTTGTTGACATCGTATTCTGCAACAACACCGGAAGGCGCATACATTAAGTTTAAATCATTTCCGGCGTCTGCTAAAATCTGTTCGTCTTCTTTCGATAAATTTAAAGCCAATGGAGCATTTTTATTATCATTCTCCATAAACCAGTTTAAGCCTAATTTTAATTTTTCTCTTTGATGCTCAACTTTTCCGGTAAATAAATATCGGGAATAATTTCTGTTGGCATAATTAAAAGAAATGGTAATGAAATTCTGCTGGAAAATCGGTCTGAAACTGGTGAAAGTAACTTCCCCTGTATTGTAATTAATGATATAATCCTGGTTTTCCCCACGCTTCATCAAAATACCGTCGATGAAAACCTGTTCGGAACCTGAAATCAGTGTAATAAATTGTTCGCCATTTTTCCCTGTTAAACGGTAAGGTCCCTGATTACCTTCTATCCCCTGAAAACGGATTCTGTGAAATTCGCTTCGTGCCACACCCGCTGAAATATCAACGAAAGTTTTATTATCGGTTCCAAATTGTGTCTGAAACTGAAGACCCATGCTTCGACGCTGATATTTGGCGAAATAATTTTTAGAATCAACCAAATCTAAATGTCCGGCTCTAAGAATAGATTTATCCTTAATATTAAGCTGCATATAAATCTTGTCGAATTCTTCTAAGGTCTGCGTATAACCATCTGCCTGAATCGGTAGATTGTGATCTGAAATACTCGCTAATACCGTAACATCTTTTGAAAGTCTGCCGGAAATTTGAAGATCCATCGAGCTTTGAACAGACTGTCCTTGATTGTTACCAAAAGTAATTCCCCGGATAATAGAACCTTTTGAATTTAATTCGCCTAAAAATCTTTTAGAATCGTTTTTTGCGAGTACCGCTTCGTCTACAATAATTCTGTTGCTGGTTTTCACAAAATCCATGGTGTCTTTTGCGAAGATATCCTGTCCGAATTTAAAAGCGAGAATGCTGTCCTTTTTTTTAGCTAAAATACTGTCATTCTTAGAAGAGATGGAATCTTTGGGGATATTGGGATTTTTCCATGAGAATATTTGAGCATTATTCAGCAATAAGCCCATGAAAAAAAGAACGAATATCAGAATAGAATTTCGCAAGTCTCCTAAAATAAGTGGTAAAAATAACTAAAAAATATGAACAGTTCGGGTTTTGGCATTATTAACAGAAAATTAACCTAAATATTGTCCCAAATGGAAAAAATGCCGTAATTTTGCTACGTAAATTATTAATAATTAAAAAATTAAGTTATGAAAAAGATCTTTACAATTTTAGGAGTTGTTGCAGTTGCAGCTTTTGCAAATGCACAAAACTTAATTACAAATCCTGGTTTTGAAAATGGTACTACTGGTTGGACGGCAACTAATCCTGGTTCTGGTGCGGCTTATTATTTACCTACTGTTACTACTACAGCTCCACACGGAGGGGTTAATTCTGTGCAATATGATATGCCAACTGCTACTACAGGGTTTGAGCAAAATATAAATGTAACTCCAGGGGCTACTTACACAATATCTTTTTGGTATAAAGCTAGTGGAGATGATACAGATGCAAGAATCTGGGCAAATTACTTAGATTCTGCAGGTGGAGCAATTTATCAAAATTCTGCTACAGCTTCCGATCCACTTAGAGGACCAAATAATGGTTATTTAACATCAAGTACTGCTTGGACTCAACATTCTGTAACTGTTGTTGCTCCTGCAAATGTTGTTTCATTGAAATTGCAAGTACGTGCTTATAACAATGCTACAGTTGTTGCTTTTGATGATTTTTCTGTAACAACCGGTACATTAGCAGTAGGAGAAGTATTACCTTCAAAATACAGAATGATTAAAAACACTTTCGTTAAGAATGACGAAATTACTTTCGGAGCAGATGCAAAAGACGTAAAAGTGTATACATTAACAGGTCAGTTAGTAAAAACAGCTTCTGTAAAAGCTAACGGAACTTTAAATATTGCTGAATTAGCTGAAGGTAACTATATCGTTACAGGAACTGTAAACAACCAAGCTGTTTCTCAGAAAATTTTGAAAGACTAATCAGATTTTTAATAATCAAATTAATCATATAAACCGCTTCTTTGAGGCGGTTTTTTTGTGTTCTATATAGTGAGTTTTTTTTAATAACTCAAAATATGTGGTATATGATTATTGATATGGTATTAATTTTGCATAAATTATTACGAATCAATCAAAATATCACATTATGAAAAAAGTATTTACTCTTATCGGACTTGTTTCGATAGTAGCATTCTCCAATGCTCAGATTGTAATCAATGAAGTCTATACCGGTGGCGGGCTTTTAGGAGCTGCCATTACCAATGACTTCATAGAATTGAAAAACATAGGTTCCTCTACAGCTTCCCTAAATGGTGCAACTATTCAATATGCGTCTTCCTCAGGAGCTTTTACCCAGTACAACAATTTACCCAATATCACTTTAACTCCGGGACAAACGTACTTAATTCAGCAAGGTTCTGATGGATTAGGAGGGCTCATTAATTTATTGAATCCCAATCTTATCATAACGGTTCTCTTGAATTTAGACGGTTCACCAAGTGTTGGGGTAGGTGTTGGTCTTGCGCTTACTTCAGGAAAGGTTGCTTTGGCAAGTAATGCCACAGCAGTTACAGGACCAACTGCTGCAAATGTTTTAGATTTTGTAGGGTATGGTTTGGCTAACCAATATGAAGGTATAGGAGCAGCTCCGTCGCCGACTATTTTAAATTCCATTACCAGAACAACTGGAGATACCAATAACAACAACGTAGATTTTACAATAAGTTTACCTACGCCACAGGCAACATCCGGAACTTTAGCGGTCAATGATTTAACTGATCTTTCCAAAAAATCAATGTTTATTAAAAACTCATTGGTTAAAAATGATGAGATTATTTTCGCTGCCGAGGTGAAAGATATTAAGGTTTACACATTATCTGGACAGTTGGTAAAAACAGCTTCTGTAAAAAATGGTGTTTCTTTAAATGTTGCTGAATTACAAAAAGGTAATTATATCGTAACAGGATTTGTAGATAATCAACCGGTTTCTCAGAAGATTTTGAAAGATTAGATTTTTGGAAAATTTTTAATAAAAAGAGTTGTCATCAGACAGCTCTTTTTGTGTTAGTACCAACCTCTTCTCGCAGCATTAATAATGGTGCTCAGATTTAAAATCAAAGTATATCGTATTCTTTTTCCGTAATCTTTAAAACCTGGTTCAAATCCTAAAGAAGATTGCACTGGAAGATATATTTCAAGAAAATCCGGGATTAAACGAACTTTCACACCGCTGTCCCAAATAAACTGTGTCGGATTATTTTTGTTTTTATATAAACCTGCATCTGCGTATACATGGAAAATTTTCCAGACACTTGAATCTACATTGAAAGAAGTAATCCACTGATTCACCGTTCCCGGTAGAAAAGATTTAAAGCCACCATCAGCTAAAATAAACTGTTGTGATAAAATTCCGCTCGATGCACTTTGTCCTAAAAGATTGTATGAAAAAGAATAATCTGAAACTCTTGAAATTCCGTAATTAAAAGTATTGTTTCGGGTTTCATTTCTTACAAAATATCCTGCGAAAAGTCTTAAGCTAAGCTTTTGCCTTGGTGCAAATTCCCATCTGTAAAATCCTTCTGCCGTAATCTTGTTATAATCTTCCATTCCCTGTGTACTCAAGCTGAAACTTTTCTCATGAATCATCTGATTATCGGTGTAACCATAACCAACCGTCCAAAGATTATACTTGTCGTAATCACGATTGGCAATCATTTTTGCACTCAGATCGCGTTCAAAATAAGTATAAGAAATTCCTAAACCACGGCTTACCGTACTTCTCGGATTTTTTCTGAAACTGATATTCGAATACAATGAGTTTTTCTGATAGGCTAAATCATAATCATAATGAAAATATGATCCTGAAACTCCAAAAGTCAATCTCTGAATCACACTTTCAGCGGGCAAAAAAGAGTAGGAGACTGCTCCTGAACCAGTCATTTTACCCGTTCCTGTACTGAATGACGGAGTTAATGAATATAAAAATTTCTGATCAAAAAGTGATTGGTTTTTAAAATTGATACCAATCAGAAATTTGTCATAGGTATTGGTGAATCGTATTCTCGGGTTCAGATATATTTCATTAAACTCAGGATTTGGAATATCTTTAATGAGTTTAAATTTAATTTTTTTGGCATTCGAAAATAATCCTTTGGTATAAAGAAAATTATCGCGGTAATTCGCTTCCGGAAATATGTAATCGTTATTTAATGTAATTTTATAAATATCTTCCGACGGAAGATTAACTGTTTTCAGCCTTTCATTTTCAGCAGTTTCAATCCAGTAAGAAGTTTTTTCTCCGCTCTTGGTTTGAGTTTCCAGCCTTACAGGAATTGCCTCGTCTGTATTTTTTACGATTTTAATATTAAGAGAATCGTTATTTACTCTGAAATTTTTAAG
Above is a genomic segment from Chryseobacterium mulctrae containing:
- a CDS encoding lamin tail domain-containing protein; translation: MKKVFTLIGLVSIVAFSNAQIVINEVYTGGGLLGAAITNDFIELKNIGSSTASLNGATIQYASSSGAFTQYNNLPNITLTPGQTYLIQQGSDGLGGLINLLNPNLIITVLLNLDGSPSVGVGVGLALTSGKVALASNATAVTGPTAANVLDFVGYGLANQYEGIGAAPSPTILNSITRTTGDTNNNNVDFTISLPTPQATSGTLAVNDLTDLSKKSMFIKNSLVKNDEIIFAAEVKDIKVYTLSGQLVKTASVKNGVSLNVAELQKGNYIVTGFVDNQPVSQKILKD
- a CDS encoding carbohydrate binding domain-containing protein, whose protein sequence is MKKIFTILGVVAVAAFANAQNLITNPGFENGTTGWTATNPGSGAAYYLPTVTTTAPHGGVNSVQYDMPTATTGFEQNINVTPGATYTISFWYKASGDDTDARIWANYLDSAGGAIYQNSATASDPLRGPNNGYLTSSTAWTQHSVTVVAPANVVSLKLQVRAYNNATVVAFDDFSVTTGTLAVGEVLPSKYRMIKNTFVKNDEITFGADAKDVKVYTLTGQLVKTASVKANGTLNIAELAEGNYIVTGTVNNQAVSQKILKD